The proteins below come from a single Bactrocera dorsalis isolate Fly_Bdor chromosome 5, ASM2337382v1, whole genome shotgun sequence genomic window:
- the LOC105227353 gene encoding probable Ufm1-specific protease 2 — protein sequence MLPKLKISAFLLKRLERIKQQCSGCLFGVLYGEGTLLLMGFNVESTIGHLNYEQIQFKFPAELDLCGLVKFGDCTDAEAHINDILKDVDITDNPILLQCELGTLVGMRASVFIHSKFEEVPYEVMEAEQLYRDFCFTKLKCSLELYTHQTVEAVRREMHTLRKLVSGGSLAFCLESTKIYVTSGGAQGQGITNESLINNVLNAVSKAISSADENHENVEKGGKKKVQSSSVSLANVFGALGCAYDILRINVLRCKTRERNAIDSTGGSNQAAPPAVAMCVKREEEKVCMPLEVEAMAMLCKSTRVSRLYDILIESICRSLRLFEQSMVERLENSTETPQLLRPSGYHFFPQEFGHFLSCSYLDGVSDDETSVQDKRKKLHRHFGLPVTRPYFRRANHCLFYDELSTPSPLVNTHIGLRPSGITDGRQYLVQGNYHYYHYLQQQMQDKGWGCAYRSLQTICSWFLLQGYTEKPVPTHREIQKYLVNIGDKQPSFVGSTQWIGSTEVSMCLQGFLNVDSRIQHVTSGAEVANLASDLAMHFQTQGTPIMIGGGVLAHTIIGIDYCSQTGKVKFLILDPHYTGADDLHTIQTKGWCGWKGGDFWDKKSYYNLCMPQRPIIF from the exons ATGTTGCCGAAACTTAAAATATCAGCATTTCTGTTAAAG CGTCTCGAGCGCATCAAACAGCAATGCAGTGGCTGCCTCTTCGGAGTGCTTTATGGAGAAGGCACATTGTTACTTATGGGGTTTAATGTTGAGTCCACCATTGGGCATCTGAATTACGAACAAATTCAGTTCAAATTTCCTGCAGAATTAGACTTGTGTGGGTTGGTAAAATTTGGGGACTGCACCGATGCTGAGGCACATATAAATGATATCTTAAAGGACGTAGATATTACGGATAATCCAATATTATTGCAGTGCGAGTTGGGCACACTTGTAGGAATGCGGGCATCTGTTTTTATACACAGTAAATTTGAAGAGGTGCCTTATGAAGTTATGGAAGCAGAACAATTGTATCGTGATTTTTGCTTCACAAAACTAAAATGTAGCCTGGAGCTATATACACATCAAACAGTGGAG gcGGTGCGAAGAGAAATGCATACGCTACGTAAATTGGTCTCCGGTGGCAGTTTAGCTTTTTGTTTAGAATccactaaaatatatgtaacaaGCGGGGGAGCTCAAGGGCAGGGTATAACAAATGAATCGCTAATTAATAATGTTTTAAATGCAGTAAGTAAAGCTATTAGCAGTGCAGATGAAAATCATGAGAATGTCGAAAAAGGTGGCAAAAAGAAAGTGCAAAGTTCGAGTGTGTCATTAGCGAACGTATTTGGAGCACTGGGTTGCGCATATGATATACTACGAATTAATGTGCTACGGTGTAAAACACGAGAGCGCAATGCAATCGATAGTACGGGCGGCAGTAACCAAGCGGCACCACCAGCAGTTGCGATGTGTGTCAAACGAGAAGAGGAAAAAGTATGTATGCCGTTGGAGGTAGAAGCGATGGCGATGCTTTGCAAAAGCACCAGAGTAAGTCGATTGTACGACATACTTATCGAAAGCATATGTCGCTCATTGCGACTATTCGAACAAAGCATGGTAGAGCGTTTAGAGAATTCCACTGAAACACCACAGTTGCTTAGACCTTCTGGCTACCACTTCTTTCCCCAG GAATTTGGTCATTTCTTGTCGTGTTCGTACTTGGATGGGGTATCGGATGATGAAACTAGTGTACAGGATAAACGCAAGAAACTACATCGGCATTTTGGATTACCGGTCACACGACCATATTTTCGACGAGCCAACCACTGTCTTTTCTATGATGAACTTAGTACTCCATCGCCATTGGTAAACACACATATAGGTTTGCGACCTAGTGGCATTACCGACGGTAGACAATACCTTGTGCAGGGAAACTACCATTACTATCATTATTTGCAGCAGCAAATGCAAGATAAAGGTTGGGGATGTGCGTATCGATCATTGCAGACGATTTGTTCATGGTTTCTGCTGCAAGGTTATACAGAAAAACCGGTACCAACGCatcgcgaaattcaaaaatatttagtaaatataGGCGATAAGCAACCCAGTTTCGTCGGATCAACACAATGGATAGGTTCTACGGAAGTCAGCATGTGCCTTCAAGGATTTCTTAACGTTGACTCAAGAATACAACACGTAACTTCTGGCGCCGAAGTAGCTAATCTTGCTTCTGATTTGGCCATGCATTTTCAAACGCAAGGTACACCTATTATGATTGGTGGTGGAGTATTGGCACACACTATAATCGGCATCGATTACTGCTCGCAAACGGGGAAAGTGAAGTTTTTGATATTAGATCCGCATTATACAGGCGCAGACGATTTACACACGATACAGACGAAGGGTTGGTGTGGCTGGAAGGGTGGTGACTTTTGGGATAAGAAAAGCTACTACAATCTGTGTATGCCACAGCGACcgattatattttaa
- the LOC105227354 gene encoding general transcription factor IIH subunit 4 produces MSDAKAGRSGPTTSTYALIPKPANLQCMDLQEYLRTRTAETLEKLYNYPTICLAVYRELPEIARQFVIRILFVEQPVPQAVVASWGSQHYAKEQAASTACLTELNVWRVTAIPGGLSAWELCPTFKKNLKIALLGGGKPWSMSHTLEKDSKPRDIAFLDTYAMARWRCVLHYMVGTGSSNKAQDSEGISPDAVRILLHANLMKRDERDGITITRQGFQFLLLDTQSQVWHFMLQYLDTCEERGLSLPDCLSMLFQLSFSTLGRDYSSEGMSPKMLTFLQHLREFGLVFQRKRKEGRFYPTRLALNVTNKHAAVPAVIAEDDKAQESGYIVVETNYRVYAYTDSPLQVAVLGLFTELLYRFPNLVVGVLTRDSVRQALRGGITADQIVSYLEQYSHPNMKLTESAIKSKSPLPPTVVDQIKLWELERNRFTYTEGVVYNQFLSQADFVTLRDYAQSINVLVHMNERTRTMVVTKNGHDDVKRFWKRYSKSGG; encoded by the exons ATGTCGGATGCAAAAGCTGGTCGTTCTGGTCCCACCACATCCACTTATGCACTTATACCAAAGCCGGCCAATTTACAGTGTATGGATTTGCAGGAATATTTGCGCACGAGAACGGCAGAAACATTGGAGAAACTGTATAATTACCCTACAATTTGCTTAGCCGTTTACAGGGAACTTCCAGAAATCGCACGGCAATTTGTAATACGTATACTTTTTGTGGAACAGCCAGTGCCCCAGGCCGTGGTCGCATCTTGGGGTTCACAGCATTACGCAAA GGAGCAAGCGGCATCTACAGCATGTCTTACAGAACTCAACGTTTGGCGAGTAACTGCTATTCCTGGTGGATTATCAGCCTGGGAACTTTGTCCAACTTTcaaaaagaatttgaaaatagCTTTGCTGGGTGGGGGTAAACCATGGTCAATGTCCCATACGCTGGAGAAAGATTCAAAACCACGTGATATCGCCTTTCTAGATACTTACGCCATGGCACGATGGCGTTGTGTCCTTCATTATATGGTAGGCACTGGCAGTTCAAACAAGGCGCAAGACAGTGAAGGTATTAGTCCGGATGCAGTACGTATACTCTTACATGCTAATCTCATGAAGCGCGATGAACGTGATGGCATTACTATTACACGCCAAGGATTTCAATTTTTGCTACTTGACACACAATCACAGGTATGGCACTTTATGTTGCAATACCTGGACACCTGCGAAGAACGTGGCCTCTCATTGCCCGATTGTCTTTCAATGTTATTTCAATTGAGTTTCTCCACATTAGGGCGAGACTACAGTTCGGAAGGTATGAGTCCAAAAATGCTAACCTTTCTGCAACATTTACGAGAATTTGGACTTGTATTTCAACGTAAACGTAAAGAGGGACGTTTCTATCCAACGCGGCTGGCACTAAACGTAACTAACAAACACGCAGCTGTACCAGCAGTAATAGCTGAGGATGACAAAGCGCAGGAGAGTGGTTATATTGTGGTAGAAACAAATTACCGTGTATATGCTTACACAGACTCCCCGCTCCAAGTAGCCGTTCTAGGCCTGTTTACTGAACTTCTATATCGCTTCCCAAATTTAGTGGTCGGTGTACTCACACGCGACTCCGTGCGCCAAGCTCTACGCGGCGGTATCACTGCAGATCAAATAGTTAGTTATTTGGAACAGTATTCTCATCCGAACATGAAATTAACTGAGTCGGCAATTAAATCAAAATCTCCACTACCACCAACCGTTGTGGACCAAATAAAATTGTGGGAACTTGAACGTAATCGTTTCACCTATACAGAAGGTGTGGTTTATAACCAATTCTTATCTCAAGCCGACTTTGTAACACTGCGTGACTATGCCCAATCCATTAATGTGCTGGTACACATGAATGAGCGTACGCGCACAATGGTTGTCACCAAAAATGGACATGATGATGTAAAACGCTTCTGGAAACGATATTCAAAGAGTGGCGGATAA